From a single Nicotiana tabacum cultivar K326 chromosome 8, ASM71507v2, whole genome shotgun sequence genomic region:
- the LOC107801067 gene encoding bidirectional sugar transporter SWEET5-like codes for MADPNTIRTIVGIIGNVISFFLFLSPAPTFLKIVKSKSVMEFKPDPYVATVLNCAVWVFYGMPFVHPDSLLVITINGFGLALELFYVAIFFVYSDWAKRRKIIIALVIEVIFMAILIFVTLTFLHGTKSRSMLIGIVAIVFNVLMYTSPLTVMKKVITTKSVKYMPFFLSIANFANGIVWSCYALLKFDPYILIPNGLGTVSGLVQLILYAAFYRTTNWDEDEKEVELSASKTNKSSDV; via the exons ATGGCCGATCCAAACACAATTAGGACTATTGTAGGAATTATTG GTAATGTCATAtctttcttcctcttcctctccCCTGC GCCAACATTTTTGAAAATTGTGAAATCAAAATCGGTGATGGAATTCAAGCCAGATCCATATGTTGCAACGGTGCTAAATTGTGCAGTGTGGGTATTTTATGGTATGCCCTTCGTTCATCCTGACAGCCTTCTTGTTATCACCATCAACGGCTTTGGTCTCGCTCTAGAGTTGTTCTATGTCGCCATTTTCTTCGTCTACTCCGATTGGGCAAAGCGT CGCAAGATCATTATTGCTTTGGTAATTGAAGTAATCTTCATGGCAATCCTTATCTTCGTCACACTGACATTCCTCCATGGCACTAAGTCAAGATCCATGCTTATTGGAATAGTCGCTATAGTTTTCAATGTACTTATGTACACCTCACCATTGACAGTCATG AAGAAAGTTATCACTACCAAGAGTGTCAAATACATGCCATTTTTCTTGTCAATTGCAAACTTCGCTAATGGCATTGTTTGGTCATGCTATGCACTCCTCAAATTTGATCCCTATATCTTG ATACCCAATGGTCTGGGAACAGTATCTGGATTGGTGCAGCTCATCCTTTATGCAGCTTTTTACCGCACTACCAATTGGGACGAAGATGAAAAAGAGGTTGAACTCAGCGCTTCCAAAACCAACAAGTCATCAGATGTCTGA
- the LOC107801066 gene encoding serine/threonine-protein kinase 52 encodes MEKGSEGFVRADQIDLKSLDEQLERHLNRVRTMEKNNIKKPLDDSCINYTTTSTITTTAVVAASNHPTTTTPTNLSLYVPPRQRYDWEIDTSKLIIKSVLARGTFGTVHRGVYDGLDVAVKLLDWGEEGHRTEAEIASLRAAFTQEVSVWHKLDHPNVTKFIGATMGASGLNLQTESGHIGMPSNICCVVVEYLPGGALKSYLIKNRRKKLAFKVVVQMALDLARGLSYLHSQKIVHRDVKTENMLLDKSRTVKIADFGVARVEASNPNDMTGETGTLGYMAPEVLNGNPYNRKCDVYSYGICLWEIYCCDMPYPDLSFSEVTSAVVRQNLRPEIPRCCPSSLANVMKRCWDANPDKRPEMDEVVSMLEAIDTSKGGGMIPVDQQQGCFCFRKHRGP; translated from the exons ATGGAGAAGGGGAGTGAAGGGTTTGTAAGAGCAGATCAGATTGATTTGAAGAGTTTGGATGAGCAACTGGAGAGGCATCTTAACAGGGTAAGGACTATGGAGAAGAACAACATcaagaaaccactcgatgattctTGCATTAACTACACCACCACTTCTACTATTACTACTACTGCAGTAGTGGCGGCCAGCAACCACCCCACAACCACCACCCCTACCAACCTATCTCTATATGTGCCGCCTAGGCAAAGATACGACTGGGAAATTGACACTTCTAAGCTAATCATCAAAAGTGTCCTTGCTCGTGGCACCTTTGGTACCGTCCACCGTGGCGTTTATGATGGCCTTGATGTCGCCG TTAAACTGCTAGACTGGGGGGAAGAGGGCCACAGGACAGAAGCTGAAATAGCATCACTAAGGGCAGCTTTTACTCAAGAAGTTTCAGTGTGGCATAAGCTTGACCATCCTAATGTAACTAAG TTCATCGGAGCAACCATGGGCGCATCTGGGCTAAATTTACAAACAGAAAGTGGTCATATTGGCATGCCTAGTAAtatatgttgtgttgttgtggAATATCTTCCTGGAGGCGCCTTAAAATCTTACCTTATCAAAAACAGAAGAAAGAAGCTAGCGTTCAAAGTTGTAGTGCAGATGGCACTTGATTTGGCCAGAGG GTTAAGTTACCTTCACTCTCAGAAGATTGTGCATAGAGATGTCAAGACAGAGAATATGCTATTGGACAAGTCACGTACTGTAAAAATTGCTGACTTTGGGGTTGCACGAGTTGAGGCCTCTAATCCTAATGACATGACAGGGGAGACAGGAACCCTTGGCTATATGGCTCCTGAG GTTCTCAATGGCAACCCATACAACAGAAAATGCGACGTGTACAGTTATGGAATATGTTTGTGGGAGATATACTGCTGTGACATGCCATATCCTGATCTCAGTTTCTCAGAAGTGACTTCAGCCGTGGTTCGCCAG AACCTGAGGCCAGAAATACCAAGGTGTTGCCCCAGTTCCCTGGCTAATGTGATGAAACGATGCTGGGATGCTAATCCTGATAAGCGGCCTGAGATGGACGAGGTAGTATCCATGTTAGAGGCTATTGACACATCTAAAGGCGGGGGAATGATCCCCGTCGATCAACAACAGGGTTGTTTCTGTTTCCGGAAGCATCGTGGACCTTGA